In Nonomuraea sp. NBC_00507, the following are encoded in one genomic region:
- a CDS encoding ParB/RepB/Spo0J family partition protein: MERRASEPADRESGFIADDVVRVRLAELTAADSPRCQGVDLDHARALAEVEDPLPPILVHFATMRVIDGMHRLTAARLGGRTDIEVQFFHGTSDEAFRLGVQANVSHGLPLSLADRKSAAARIMRSHPYLSDRAIALSAGLAAATVASLRTQTEGSGEVQARTGADGRVRPLNAAKGRLVASEVIAERPDATLREIAQVAGISIATAQDVRRRVLAGVDPVPDRLKSTDEDVSQRRASLNGAGGTTDRIDVTRIIDTLRRDPSLRYSDSGRLLLRWLDSRTVTTTQWAEVAENVPPHCRASIAKVARECARTWSDIAEMINAR, from the coding sequence GTGGAGAGACGCGCTTCAGAGCCGGCGGACCGGGAGAGCGGATTCATCGCCGACGATGTCGTACGCGTGAGGCTCGCTGAGTTGACGGCGGCGGATTCGCCGCGTTGCCAGGGAGTGGATCTCGACCACGCACGTGCACTTGCCGAGGTGGAGGACCCGCTACCGCCCATACTCGTGCATTTCGCCACCATGCGCGTCATCGATGGGATGCACCGCCTCACTGCCGCCCGGCTGGGCGGTCGCACCGACATCGAGGTGCAGTTCTTTCACGGGACCTCTGACGAGGCATTCCGGTTAGGCGTCCAGGCGAACGTCTCACATGGTCTACCGCTGAGCTTGGCTGATCGGAAGTCGGCCGCGGCACGCATCATGCGGTCCCATCCGTATCTCTCGGACCGGGCGATCGCCTTGTCGGCGGGCTTGGCGGCGGCAACCGTGGCGTCCCTGCGCACGCAGACCGAAGGGTCCGGTGAAGTCCAGGCCAGGACGGGCGCGGATGGCAGAGTCCGGCCGCTGAACGCCGCGAAGGGACGACTGGTTGCCAGCGAGGTGATTGCGGAGCGCCCGGACGCGACGCTCAGGGAGATCGCTCAAGTGGCAGGCATCTCGATCGCGACTGCCCAGGACGTGCGGCGGCGGGTCCTCGCGGGCGTGGACCCCGTTCCTGATCGATTGAAGTCCACCGATGAAGACGTGTCTCAGCGAAGGGCCTCGCTGAACGGCGCCGGCGGCACCACGGACCGGATCGACGTCACACGAATAATCGACACATTGCGGCGTGACCCGTCGCTTCGCTATTCCGATTCCGGCCGCCTGCTGCTCAGGTGGCTGGACTCCAGGACGGTGACGACCACGCAATGGGCAGAGGTCGCGGAGAACGTGCCGCCGCACTGCCGGGCCTCCATCGCCAAGGTAGCGAGGGAGTGCGCCCGGACGTGGTCGGATATCGCAGAGATGATCAATGCCAGATGA
- a CDS encoding UTRA domain-containing protein, whose protein sequence is MAPSAERNRIASYLGTKTKSPVVLRRTLVEHDNEPTEISSTWLPLSVADGTPLTESAELKQGVRRYVEAAAGTTLDHIIEHVTARNPPRKKAGSSTSRARPPCWPFTPLPVTPPGSRGLSSSPCCLGIAMNWRTPTPSVNGGWPEASR, encoded by the coding sequence ATGGCGCCGAGCGCCGAACGGAACAGGATCGCGAGCTACCTCGGGACCAAGACCAAATCACCCGTTGTGCTGCGCCGAACGCTGGTTGAGCACGACAACGAGCCGACAGAGATCTCCTCCACCTGGCTACCGCTCTCGGTGGCCGACGGCACGCCGCTGACCGAATCAGCAGAGCTAAAGCAGGGTGTTCGCCGGTACGTCGAAGCTGCGGCCGGCACCACGCTCGACCACATCATCGAGCACGTCACAGCACGTAACCCACCAAGGAAGAAAGCGGGCTCATCGACGTCAAGAGCTCGGCCGCCCTGCTGGCCGTTTACGCCGTTGCCTGTGACGCCACCGGGAAGCCGTGGGCTGTCGTCGAGTCCGTGCTGCCTGGGGATCGCCATGAATTGGAGGACGCCTACCCCATCCGTTAACGGCGGCTGGCCGGAGGCATCTCGCTGA
- a CDS encoding helix-turn-helix domain-containing protein, whose translation MNAVGAVLTTGIYCRDDCPGRPRPANTTRYPSAAAAETAGYRACHRCRPYRQEPITVSDMPALVCRGIQLIADGALDDATESRLAGRLGVSPRHLRRIFLQHAGVTPDQLARSRRAHFARRLLDDTDLRIADIAFAAGFGSVRQLNRVLADVFHGTPRELRARRRVTDRLQADGGLAIRLAHDKPLDFAAALRHLAARATPTVEAVSGACYRRTISIDHDPGMIEITQRSPTELLLLAHLPRLNGLIHHVHRARRIFALDDPAKTCGSWDPFEVGVYDIVRAGVPDATRARAILGDLASRFGAVAPGLAPAGLTRMFPQPDILAWADLDALPLPDTTIHTLRSFAQAAADESAAHRQSSPRSFLMRQGVL comes from the coding sequence GTGAACGCAGTCGGCGCCGTCCTGACCACCGGCATCTACTGCCGCGACGACTGCCCAGGCCGCCCCCGCCCGGCGAACACCACCCGCTACCCGTCCGCGGCCGCGGCGGAAACGGCCGGATACCGCGCCTGCCATCGGTGCCGCCCGTACCGGCAAGAACCCATCACCGTCTCAGACATGCCCGCACTGGTGTGCCGCGGGATCCAACTCATCGCCGACGGAGCGCTGGACGACGCGACGGAGAGCAGGCTCGCCGGCCGGCTCGGCGTGTCGCCGCGTCACCTTCGGCGCATATTTCTTCAGCATGCCGGGGTCACGCCCGACCAACTCGCCCGCTCCCGGCGCGCGCACTTCGCCCGCCGACTGCTCGACGACACCGACCTACGCATAGCCGACATTGCCTTCGCCGCGGGCTTCGGCAGCGTTCGACAGCTCAACCGGGTCCTCGCCGATGTCTTCCACGGCACCCCGCGTGAGCTGCGGGCTCGGCGGCGGGTCACCGACCGCCTCCAAGCCGACGGCGGACTGGCCATCCGGCTCGCCCACGACAAGCCGCTAGATTTCGCGGCCGCCCTGCGCCACCTGGCCGCACGGGCGACACCGACTGTCGAAGCAGTCTCCGGCGCCTGTTATCGGCGCACCATCTCCATCGACCATGACCCCGGCATGATCGAGATCACCCAGCGATCCCCAACCGAGCTGTTGCTCCTCGCCCATCTTCCCCGGCTCAACGGCCTCATCCACCACGTCCACCGGGCCCGGCGCATCTTCGCCCTCGACGACCCTGCCAAGACGTGCGGTTCCTGGGATCCATTCGAAGTCGGCGTGTACGACATCGTACGTGCCGGGGTGCCGGATGCCACACGGGCACGGGCCATCCTGGGTGACCTCGCCAGCCGGTTCGGCGCGGTCGCGCCTGGCCTCGCCCCAGCCGGCCTCACCAGGATGTTTCCGCAACCCGACATCCTCGCTTGGGCCGATCTCGACGCGCTGCCCCTCCCCGATACCACCATCCACACCCTACGATCGTTCGCGCAGGCGGCCGCCGATGAATCGGCAGCCCACCGCCAGAGCAGCCCGCGTTCATTCTTGATGCGGCAGGGCGTCTTGTGA
- a CDS encoding nuclear transport factor 2 family protein encodes MSAVSNKQRVIDAWQVFATRDADRVRDVFAPDAEWLAPADNATSRAIDGTHHLIGRDRIVRFLTEEFSTVFVDNVSIESGGFYADGDTVVVEMRLQATLAHGGHYDNEYCFIFELESGLIKRIREYMDTQRGAAWFRSPATADRLGRPEATATYR; translated from the coding sequence GTGAGTGCAGTATCGAACAAGCAACGCGTCATCGACGCGTGGCAGGTCTTTGCCACGCGTGATGCGGACCGGGTCCGCGACGTCTTCGCCCCCGACGCGGAGTGGCTCGCCCCCGCCGACAACGCGACCTCTCGCGCCATCGATGGAACGCACCATCTCATCGGGCGGGACCGTATCGTGCGATTCCTGACCGAGGAGTTCTCCACGGTCTTCGTCGACAACGTGTCCATCGAGTCCGGCGGCTTCTACGCCGACGGCGACACCGTGGTCGTCGAGATGCGGCTGCAGGCCACCCTCGCCCACGGTGGTCACTACGACAACGAATACTGCTTCATCTTCGAGCTGGAGTCCGGCCTGATCAAGCGGATCCGCGAATACATGGACACACAACGCGGCGCGGCATGGTTCCGCTCGCCCGCAACGGCGGACCGGCTGGGTCGACCCGAAGCGACAGCCACCTATCGGTAG
- a CDS encoding aminoglycoside phosphotransferase family protein, protein MRHEVEYRLGSTVQDFDERQGGFSFGVLGVATLSIGEQVFIKAIRDDAASVQDYRTEMVVAAALPQTVPTPRLRFACELAGWLLLCFDVAPGALPHEPWRLDELPAALEALAVCARELTPSPIGGLPTLAEQMAGRCETWRELERNGAWGAVTVDSMGEWERRHLSRLASVEAMWTELAVGDTLLHFDLRFDNILVSPCGTAHVIDWGRACIGPAWVDLVCLLLQSDLGDVDPDEIFFGHPVGEAAEPEQVDAFLVALASYWTHTASLPGLAHAPHLRDRREQSRRATIGRLQRRWASKHLMQ, encoded by the coding sequence GTGAGACACGAAGTCGAATACCGGCTGGGCTCTACCGTGCAGGACTTCGACGAACGTCAAGGCGGCTTCTCCTTCGGCGTTCTCGGTGTCGCCACGCTGTCCATCGGTGAGCAGGTGTTCATCAAGGCCATACGCGACGATGCGGCCAGCGTGCAGGACTACCGGACCGAGATGGTTGTCGCCGCCGCGTTGCCCCAGACGGTACCCACGCCACGGCTGCGATTCGCGTGTGAGCTGGCGGGGTGGCTGCTGCTGTGCTTCGACGTCGCGCCGGGCGCGCTGCCGCATGAGCCGTGGCGGCTCGATGAGCTGCCCGCCGCCTTGGAGGCGCTGGCTGTATGCGCTCGGGAGTTGACGCCCTCGCCGATCGGCGGCCTGCCAACACTGGCCGAGCAGATGGCTGGGCGGTGTGAGACCTGGCGGGAGCTGGAGCGCAACGGTGCCTGGGGCGCGGTCACCGTTGACAGCATGGGCGAATGGGAACGCAGGCACCTGTCCCGCCTCGCCTCCGTCGAAGCGATGTGGACCGAGCTTGCGGTCGGTGACACGCTCCTGCATTTTGATCTGCGCTTCGACAACATACTCGTCAGCCCATGCGGAACAGCGCACGTCATCGACTGGGGACGCGCATGCATCGGGCCGGCATGGGTCGATTTGGTCTGCCTGCTGTTGCAGTCCGATCTCGGCGACGTTGACCCCGACGAGATCTTCTTCGGTCACCCGGTCGGCGAAGCCGCCGAACCGGAGCAGGTCGACGCGTTCCTTGTTGCGTTGGCCAGCTACTGGACCCACACGGCATCCCTTCCGGGTCTGGCGCATGCCCCGCATCTACGTGACCGGCGCGAGCAATCACGGCGAGCAACGATTGGCCGGCTCCAGCGCCGCTGGGCCTCAAAGCACCTAATGCAATGA
- a CDS encoding GNAT family N-acetyltransferase produces MLWLLVVDQDSVVPIDHFPLVGLRLTRPHLDLRLPTSEELSALADLAAEGIHDPDASPFIVRWTDAPPAEVARSVIHYHWRQLGAWTPRDWVLNFTVFRGGTVVGQQNLAARDLAVTRQVRTSSWLDRRYQGQGIGTEMRAAVLHLAFASLNADEALSGALEHNHASLAISRKLGYQPDGHHRQVLDGKMVVEHRLCLPRASWE; encoded by the coding sequence ATGCTCTGGTTGCTGGTGGTCGATCAAGATAGCGTTGTGCCGATCGATCATTTTCCTCTGGTTGGGCTGCGGCTGACCAGGCCGCACCTCGATCTCCGGCTGCCGACATCAGAGGAGCTGTCGGCTCTTGCTGATCTGGCCGCCGAGGGTATCCACGACCCCGACGCTTCGCCGTTCATCGTGCGGTGGACCGATGCTCCGCCCGCTGAGGTTGCCCGCAGTGTGATCCACTATCACTGGCGGCAACTCGGGGCATGGACCCCACGAGACTGGGTGCTCAACTTCACGGTATTCCGCGGGGGAACAGTGGTCGGGCAACAGAACCTCGCCGCCCGGGACCTGGCCGTCACGCGTCAGGTACGGACAAGTTCATGGCTCGATCGCCGCTATCAGGGACAGGGAATCGGCACCGAAATGCGCGCAGCGGTACTCCACCTGGCCTTCGCCAGCCTGAATGCCGATGAAGCCCTTTCGGGCGCGCTTGAACACAACCATGCCTCCCTGGCTATCTCGCGCAAGCTCGGCTACCAACCTGACGGCCACCACCGCCAGGTATTGGACGGGAAAATGGTTGTAGAACATCGGCTGTGCCTGCCCCGGGCTTCCTGGGAGTAG
- a CDS encoding S66 family peptidase, which translates to MVAPARSRAMVMEHDHTDIIRSRFAELGLTLSYGSHVDERDAFDSSSIASRVSDLHEAFADPSVAAILTVIGGYNCNELLPLLDWELIRANPKILCGYSDITALQNAILARTGLVTYSGPHWSTFGMRDHFDQTLHWFASVMFDSAPITLAPAVHWSDDLWFLDQDKRELTPNDGWWPIQTGTTEGHIVGGNLCTLNLLQGTPYMPSLDGAMLIVEDDLESHPATFARDLTSLLQLPDAPGIRGLMIGRFQHASRMSRPLLEQIIGAQPALTRIPVLANIDIGHTSPLATFPIGGQGRLAITDTETSLKLLRH; encoded by the coding sequence GTGGTAGCGCCAGCCCGGTCCCGTGCGATGGTGATGGAGCACGACCACACCGACATCATCAGGTCTCGGTTCGCCGAGCTCGGCCTGACGCTCTCCTACGGCAGCCATGTCGATGAGCGAGACGCGTTCGACTCCTCCAGCATCGCCTCGCGAGTCAGCGATCTGCACGAGGCCTTCGCGGACCCATCGGTGGCGGCGATCCTGACGGTCATCGGCGGCTACAACTGCAACGAGCTCCTGCCGTTACTGGACTGGGAGCTGATCCGCGCCAACCCGAAGATCTTGTGCGGATACTCCGACATCACGGCCCTGCAGAACGCCATCCTTGCGCGAACCGGGCTGGTCACCTACTCCGGTCCGCACTGGTCGACGTTCGGGATGCGAGACCACTTCGACCAGACCCTGCACTGGTTCGCCTCGGTCATGTTCGACTCCGCTCCGATCACGCTGGCCCCGGCAGTGCACTGGAGCGACGATCTCTGGTTCCTCGATCAGGACAAGCGCGAACTGACCCCGAACGACGGATGGTGGCCGATCCAAACCGGCACCACCGAGGGCCACATCGTCGGCGGCAATCTGTGCACGCTGAACCTGCTACAGGGCACCCCGTACATGCCATCTCTCGACGGCGCGATGCTGATCGTCGAGGATGACCTGGAGTCGCACCCGGCGACCTTCGCACGCGACCTGACCTCATTGCTGCAGCTTCCCGACGCTCCGGGCATACGAGGACTGATGATCGGGCGCTTCCAGCACGCCAGCCGCATGTCTCGCCCGCTGCTGGAACAGATCATCGGCGCCCAACCGGCACTGACCCGCATCCCCGTCTTGGCCAACATCGACATCGGCCACACTTCCCCTTTGGCCACCTTCCCGATCGGCGGCCAGGGCCGCCTCGCCATCACCGACACCGAGACCAGCCTGAAACTGCTACGCCACTGA
- a CDS encoding RNHCP domain-containing protein, protein MTDVTVRLTAAWISALSPVDHFCAADKPQSGRKRHAIVTESPKRFVRRREDFNCANCHKEVLGTGYTNHCPRCLWSRHVDVSPGDRLATCRGMMEPVGVLYERGEYLVTQRCVECGHLWRNRAASADSRDVLHGLMGRAVKFPAVETGRRRPTEL, encoded by the coding sequence ATGACTGACGTGACAGTCAGGCTCACCGCCGCTTGGATAAGTGCCCTGTCGCCTGTTGATCATTTCTGCGCTGCTGATAAGCCGCAGAGCGGCCGGAAGAGGCATGCCATCGTGACGGAAAGTCCCAAGCGATTCGTTCGCCGCCGCGAGGACTTCAACTGTGCCAACTGCCACAAAGAGGTATTGGGGACGGGATACACGAACCACTGCCCACGCTGCCTGTGGTCCCGGCATGTCGATGTCTCACCCGGTGACCGCCTCGCCACCTGTCGAGGCATGATGGAGCCGGTCGGTGTCCTTTACGAGCGCGGCGAATACCTGGTGACCCAGCGCTGCGTCGAGTGTGGTCACTTATGGCGCAACCGAGCAGCCTCCGCTGACAGCCGGGATGTCTTGCACGGTTTGATGGGGCGTGCCGTCAAATTCCCCGCTGTCGAGACCGGCCGAAGAAGACCCACTGAGCTCTGA